One genomic window of Bombus fervidus isolate BK054 chromosome 14, iyBomFerv1, whole genome shotgun sequence includes the following:
- the Rala gene encoding ras-like protein A isoform X1 — protein sequence MSKKPGTTQAMHKVIMVGSGGVGKSALTLQFMYDEFVEDYEPTKADSYRKKVVLDAEEVQIDILDTAGQEDYAAIRDNYFRSGEGFLCVFSITEDDSFQATQEFREQILRVKNDENIPFLLVGNKCDLQEKRKVSLAEAQARSQQWGVPYVETSAKTKENVDKVFFDLMREIRSRKIEDKSASNGRGKDRAKRKKKKCKIL from the exons ATGTCCAAAAAGCCAGGTACCACTCAAGCAATGCATAAGGTTATAATGGTTGGAAGTGGAGGTGTAGGAAAATCTGCTCTTACGTTACAATTTATGTATGATGAG TTTGTTGAAGATTATGAACCTACAAAAGCAGATTCCTACAGAAAGAAAGTTGTATTGGATGCAGAAGAAGTACAAATAGACATATTAGATACTGCAGGACAAGAAGATTATGCAGCAATTCGGGATAATTATTTCCGAAGTGGAGAAGGATTTCTTTGTGTATTTTCTATAACTGAGGATGATAGTTTTCAAGCTACTCAAGAATTTAG aGAACAGATTCTTAGGGTAAAAAACGATGAAAACATTCCATTTTTATTAGTGGGGAATAAATGTGATTtacaagaaaagagaaaagttaGTTTAGCTGAAGCTCAAGCCAGGTCACAACAATGGGGTGTACCATATGTAGAAACAAGTGCAAAGACAAAAGAAAACGTTGATAAG GTATTTTTCGACTTGATGCGTGAAATAAGATCGCGCAAGATTGAAGATAAGTCAGCAAGCAACGGTCGCGGAAAGGACCGTGccaagaggaagaaaaagaagtgcAAAATTCTATAG
- the LOC139994459 gene encoding replication protein A 14 kDa subunit, producing the protein MIKKRIEGRQLVQNVGEQVIILGTIGKKGSNGKNIELKTTDGVQVNVTLPVPIDNDAEGYIEIHGTLQSASTMNCSNYIVFPHSMTENFDVDRYKQLMVILNVLGPGKWKMSEDETGF; encoded by the exons atgataaaaaagcGTATTGAAGGTCGTCAATTGGTACAAAATGTTGGAGAACAAGTAATTATACTTGGCACTATTGGAAAA aaAGGTTCAAAcggtaaaaatatagaattaaaaacaacCGATGGTGTACAAGTTAATGTAACCTTACCAGTACCAATTGATAACGATGCTGAAGGTTACATAGAAATACATGGCACATTACAATCCGCATCTACAATGAATTGCAgtaattatatagtattcccaCATAGTATGACAGAGAATTTTG atGTTGATCGATATAAACAACTCATGGTCATCTTGAATGTATTAGGACcaggaaaatggaaaatgtctGAAGATGAAACAgggttttaa
- the Pfrx gene encoding 6-phosphofructo-2-kinase/fructose-2,6-biphosphatase isoform X3 produces MKPNNWLLCERANCVNKPHVIAMVGLPARGKTYISKKLCRYLNWIGINTKVFNLGEYRRHATTAYQCHEFFRPDNIKAMAIRTQCAMDALKDVCQWLESGDGEVAVFDATNSTIERRHLIRDIVVEKMGFKLFFVESVCNDPEIVEQNIMEVKVSSPDYTNMNKEEVLADFMLRIEHYREKYQPLDENQESDLSFMKIYNTGEKVLVHKHEGHIQSRIVYYLMNIHIVPRTIYLTRHGESVMNLEGKIGGDSELSVRGWEYAKALANYITGQDIQGLRVWTSWLKRTIQTASDVNVPQERWKALNEIDAGICEEMTYEEIAEKYPTDFAARDQNKFSYRYPRGESYEDLVARLEPVIMELERQGNVLVVSHQAVLRCLFAYFLDKSADELPYLQVPLHTIIKLTPVAYGCKVEHIRLPIDAVNTHRPKPKIPGYLEEQFRRKEKLPRT; encoded by the exons ATGAAACCCAATAACTGGTTATTGT GCGAACGAGCGAATTGTGTAAACAAGCCGCATGTGATTGCTATGGTAGGGTTGCCTGCCCGTGGTAAAACGTATATCTCAAAGAAGCTGTGTAGATATCTCAATTGGATTGGTATAAATACAAAGGTGTTCAACTTGGGAGAATACAGGCGACATGCAACCACTGCTTATCAATGTCACGAATTTTTCCGTCCTGATAATATTAAAGCAATGGCAATACGTACCCAGTGCGCGATGGACGCCCTTAAGGACGTCTGCCAATGGTTGGAGAGCGGGGACGGCGAAGTGGCTGTGTTCGACGCCACCAACTCAACCATCGAGAGACGACATCTAATCAGGGACATCGTGGTCGAGAAAATGGGCTTCAAGCTCTTCTTTGTCGAATCTGTTTGCAACGATCCTGAGATCGTTGAACAGAATATTATGGAA GTAAAAGTGAGTAGTCCAGATTATACGAATATGAATAAGGAAGAAGTACTGGCTGATTTCATGCTGAGAATCGAACACTATCGAGAAAAGTATCAGCCATTGGACGAGAATCAAGAAAGCGATTTATcctttatgaaaatttacaacACTGGCGAGAAAGTGCTGGTCCATAAACACGAGGGTCACATACAAAGTAGGATAGTTTATTACCTTATGAACATCCATATAGTGCCACGTACGATCTATTTAACTAGGCACGGCGAGAGCGTGATGAACCTCGAAGGTAAGATAGGCGGAGACTCGGAGTTGAGCGTTAGGGGCTGGGAATATGCCAAAGCATTGGCTAACTACATTACTGGTCAGGATATTCAG GGTTTGCGAGTGTGGACTAGCTGGCTGAAGAGGACCATTCAAACGGCAAGTGACGTGAATGTGCCCCAAGAAAGATGGAAAGCGTTAAATGAGATAGACGCG GGTATTTGTGAAGAAATGACTTATGAAGAAATCGCAGAAAAGTATCCGACAGACTTTGCTGCGAGAGATCAAAATAAATTCTCATATCGTTATCCGAGAGGGGAAAGTTACGAAGATCTGGTCGCGCGATTGGAACCAGTGATAATGGAATTAGAACGACAGGGTAATGTTTTGGTTGTTAGCCACCAAGCAGTTTTGCGATGTCTATTTGCTTACTTCCTAGACAAAAGTGCGG ATGAATTACCATATTTACAAGTGCCACTACatactattattaaattaacgcCAGTTGCCTATGGCTGTAAAGTGGAACATATTCGATTACCAATTGACGCAGTGAACACTCATCGACCAAAACCAAAG ATCCCGGGATATCTAGAGGAACAATtccgaaggaaagaaaaattgccTCGCACCTGA
- the Pfrx gene encoding 6-phosphofructo-2-kinase/fructose-2,6-biphosphatase isoform X1, with product MTDPKIKMHYTPPSSDTIQTKPFPIRGERANCVNKPHVIAMVGLPARGKTYISKKLCRYLNWIGINTKVFNLGEYRRHATTAYQCHEFFRPDNIKAMAIRTQCAMDALKDVCQWLESGDGEVAVFDATNSTIERRHLIRDIVVEKMGFKLFFVESVCNDPEIVEQNIMEVKVSSPDYTNMNKEEVLADFMLRIEHYREKYQPLDENQESDLSFMKIYNTGEKVLVHKHEGHIQSRIVYYLMNIHIVPRTIYLTRHGESVMNLEGKIGGDSELSVRGWEYAKALANYITGQDIQGLRVWTSWLKRTIQTASDVNVPQERWKALNEIDAGICEEMTYEEIAEKYPTDFAARDQNKFSYRYPRGESYEDLVARLEPVIMELERQGNVLVVSHQAVLRCLFAYFLDKSADELPYLQVPLHTIIKLTPVAYGCKVEHIRLPIDAVNTHRPKPKIPGYLEEQFRRKEKLPRT from the exons ATGACTGATCCAAAAATCAAAATGCATTACACACCACCGAGCTCGGACACCATTCAAACAAAGCCTTTTCCTATTCGTG GCGAACGAGCGAATTGTGTAAACAAGCCGCATGTGATTGCTATGGTAGGGTTGCCTGCCCGTGGTAAAACGTATATCTCAAAGAAGCTGTGTAGATATCTCAATTGGATTGGTATAAATACAAAGGTGTTCAACTTGGGAGAATACAGGCGACATGCAACCACTGCTTATCAATGTCACGAATTTTTCCGTCCTGATAATATTAAAGCAATGGCAATACGTACCCAGTGCGCGATGGACGCCCTTAAGGACGTCTGCCAATGGTTGGAGAGCGGGGACGGCGAAGTGGCTGTGTTCGACGCCACCAACTCAACCATCGAGAGACGACATCTAATCAGGGACATCGTGGTCGAGAAAATGGGCTTCAAGCTCTTCTTTGTCGAATCTGTTTGCAACGATCCTGAGATCGTTGAACAGAATATTATGGAA GTAAAAGTGAGTAGTCCAGATTATACGAATATGAATAAGGAAGAAGTACTGGCTGATTTCATGCTGAGAATCGAACACTATCGAGAAAAGTATCAGCCATTGGACGAGAATCAAGAAAGCGATTTATcctttatgaaaatttacaacACTGGCGAGAAAGTGCTGGTCCATAAACACGAGGGTCACATACAAAGTAGGATAGTTTATTACCTTATGAACATCCATATAGTGCCACGTACGATCTATTTAACTAGGCACGGCGAGAGCGTGATGAACCTCGAAGGTAAGATAGGCGGAGACTCGGAGTTGAGCGTTAGGGGCTGGGAATATGCCAAAGCATTGGCTAACTACATTACTGGTCAGGATATTCAG GGTTTGCGAGTGTGGACTAGCTGGCTGAAGAGGACCATTCAAACGGCAAGTGACGTGAATGTGCCCCAAGAAAGATGGAAAGCGTTAAATGAGATAGACGCG GGTATTTGTGAAGAAATGACTTATGAAGAAATCGCAGAAAAGTATCCGACAGACTTTGCTGCGAGAGATCAAAATAAATTCTCATATCGTTATCCGAGAGGGGAAAGTTACGAAGATCTGGTCGCGCGATTGGAACCAGTGATAATGGAATTAGAACGACAGGGTAATGTTTTGGTTGTTAGCCACCAAGCAGTTTTGCGATGTCTATTTGCTTACTTCCTAGACAAAAGTGCGG ATGAATTACCATATTTACAAGTGCCACTACatactattattaaattaacgcCAGTTGCCTATGGCTGTAAAGTGGAACATATTCGATTACCAATTGACGCAGTGAACACTCATCGACCAAAACCAAAG ATCCCGGGATATCTAGAGGAACAATtccgaaggaaagaaaaattgccTCGCACCTGA
- the Mio gene encoding GATOR complex protein mio → MSSIKLDIQWSPVHANKFITWGTEICLYEVIQVKDNNRQLYTKISDSTVAHLLATNTNHHYVKCIDIYPQLEPDILLAVGQANGKVVLTTFGPTIFDSQGLSGKELVPKHARQCNTVAWNPIDTNLIVSGLDKHSKDHSILLWDINKGLQTSERVHHHNTVQTDSMRPIAEVGVSETIHSIAWFKHEQKCMVVGTNNKQLKIIDFRDSAKVVNTTATKAVYNVSVNPHNNYHLLSSVDNQITIWDTRCFEKPVLTLSQTRQITKVLWCPTRHNLLGALQKDSATLHLYDIQHCGIGGGEDTEPGALERTVAPPWYSPVSFSWHPTHVNRLLAISQQGLTDYTVCERITVNWSTRSHLAWNHASKSFKYICSNDNIYKALNDISILTKTRAASEYGLLPELAQNGELAENETLKNLWQWLYLSRYLVEDGTIPSADNKHPGVRTVLKLDGQQGSTNGFLKSELIHRPWSDIGSNHTAKIYRSADRDKGLLLCGWRFDKDTNTLYDNLFLERLEREGAYPRAAAIAVFNLCLRQAIEILNRGATKMSMSTNLNIVAMALSGFSEDRNSMWRESCLKCRSQLTDPYLRATFAFLTADDSYENVLNENGMAVEDRVAFALMFLSDNKLSEYLKKLTQKLTDEGNLAGFLLTGTSLEGIQLLNRYLEITGDVQSCSLIAIRAFTPTLLQENQVQVWITSYRNLLNAWKMWTQRAHFDIAMRSSTNEKPPQQIYVSCNFCGKSISAFMQGLSRARGPFGRLGSTPNKLKMSSCPNCRKPLPRCAICLMHMGTVSGLQMTTSSVSRSEECDNKLTEFSNWFTWCQTCRHGGHADHITHWFRQHSECPVTSCTCRCFSLDASCKIAF, encoded by the exons ATGAGTAGTATTAAACTTGATATACAGTGGTCTCCAGTTCATgccaataaatttattacatgGGGTACAGAAATCTGTTTGTATGAAGTAATACAagtaaaagataataatagaCAATTAT ATACAAAGATTTCTGATTCTACAGTTGCTCATTTACTTGCAACAAATACTAATCATCATTATGTCAAATGTATTGATATATATCCACAATTAGAACCAGATATTCTATTAGCTGTTGGACAAGCAAATGGAAAAGTTGTTTTAACTACTTTTGGTCCAACAATTTTTGATTCCCAAGGTCTTAGTGGAAAGGAACTAG TCCCAAAACACGCAAGACAATGCAATACAGTTGCTTGGAATCCCATAGACACAAATTTAATTGTGTCTGGTTTAGATAAACATAGTAAAGATCATTCCATTTTATTATGGGATATAAATAAAGGTTTGCAAACCTCTGAAAGAGTGCATCATCACAATACAGTGCAGACAGATTCTATGAGACCTATTGCAGAAGTTGGTGTTTCAGAAACTATACATTCTATTGCTTGGTTCAAACATGAACAAAAATGTATGGTAGTTGGCACTAATaacaaacaattaaaaatcattgATTTCAGag attCTGCAAAAGTGGTCAATACAACAGCCACTAAAGCTGTTTATAATGTATCAGTAAATCCGcataataattatcatttactTTCAAGTGTTGATAATCAGATAACAATTTGGGATACAAGATGTTTTGAAAAACCTGTTTTAACATTATCCCAAACTAGACAAATTACGAAAGTATTATGGTGCCCAACTAGGCACAATCTTTTGGGTGCTTTACAAAAAGACTCGG CGACACTGCATTTGTATGACATTCAACATTGTGGAATTGGAGGAGGAGAAGATACAGAACCTGGAGCATTAGAAAGAACAGTTGCACCACCTTGGTATAGTCCTGTAAGTTTTTCATGGCATCCAACACATGTGAACAGATTATTGGCAATATCTCAACAAG GACTTACAGATTATACAGTTTGTGAAAGAATTACAGTAAACTGGTCAACACGATCTCATCTTGCCTGGAATCATGCTtcaaaatcatttaaatatatatgcagtaatgataatatttacaaagcCCTGAacgatatttctattttaactAAAACACGTGCTGCTTCAGAATATGGCTTACTT CCAGAGCTGGCTCAGAATGGGGAATTGGCTGAAAATGAAACTCTGAAAAACTTATGGCAGTGGTTGTACTTAAGTCGCTATTTAGTAGAGGATGGCACTATACCATCTGCAGATAATAAACATCCAGGTGTCAg AACAGTTTTAAAACTAGATGGCCAACAAGGATCTACTAATGGTTTCTTAAAGTCAGAATTAATTCATCGTCCTTGGTCGGATATAGGATCTAATCATACCGCAAAAATTTACAG atCTGCAGACAGAGATAAAGGATTGCTTTTATGTGGTTGGAGATTTGATAAAGATACCAATACCCTTTATGATAACTTATTCTTAGAAAGATTAGAAAGGGAAGGAGCATATCCAAGAGCAGCAGCAATTGCAGTTTTTAATTTGTGTTTACGGCAAGCTATCGAAATTTTAAATCGAGGAGCTACTAAAATGTCGATGtctacaaatttaaatatcgttgCTATGGCTTTATCAGGATTTTCCGAAGACCGGAATAGTATGTGGAGAGAATCATGTTTAAAATGCAGATCTCAACTTACAGACCCTTATTTGAGAGCAACTTTTGCTTTTCTAACAGCAGACGATTCTTATGAAAATGTTCTG aatgaAAACGGTATGGCAGTTGAAGACAGAGTAGCCTTTGCACTTATGTTTTTATCGGATAATAAGTTAagcgaatatttaaaaaaattaactcAGAAGTTGACTGATGAAGGAAATTTAGCGGGTTTTCTTTTGACAG GTACTAGTTTAGAAGgtatacaattattaaatcgGTACTTAGAAATTACCGGTGATGTTCAAAGTTGTAGTTTAATAGCTATTAGAGCATTTACACCAacattacttcaagaaaatcAAGTCCAAGTTTGGATTACAAG TTATAGAAATCTTTTGAATGCTTGGAAAATGTGGACCCAAAGGGCTCACTTTGATATCGCGATGAGATCTTCAACGAATGAAAAGCCTCCACAACAAATATAtgtttcttgtaatttttgtggtaaaagtatatcagCCTTTATGCAAGGTTTAAGTAGAGCAAGAGGACCTTTTGGCAGGTTAGGAAGTACACCCAATAAACTGAAG ATGTCTTCGTGTCCAAATTGTAGAAAACCATTACCGCGATGTGCAATATGCTTGATGCATATGGGCACAGTAAGTGGATTGCAAATGACAACATCCAGTGTTAGTAGAAGCGAAGAATGTGATAATAAATTGACCGAATTTAGTAATTGGTTTACATGGTGTCAAACATGTAGACATGGTGGTCATGCTGATCATATTACACATTGGTTTcg GCAACATTCAGAATGTCCAGTAACCTCATGTACATGTAGATGCTTCTCTTTAGATGCATCATGTAAAATAGCA TTTTAG
- the Pfrx gene encoding 6-phosphofructo-2-kinase/fructose-2,6-biphosphatase isoform X2, translating to MTDPKIKMHYTPPSSDTIQTKPFPIRGERANCVNKPHVIAMVGLPARGKTYISKKLCRYLNWIGINTKVFNLGEYRRHATTAYQCHEFFRPDNIKAMAIRTQCAMDALKDVCQWLESGDGEVAVFDATNSTIERRHLIRDIVVEKMGFKLFFVESVCNDPEIVEQNIMEVKVSSPDYTNMNKEEVLADFMLRIEHYREKYQPLDENQESDLSFMKIYNTGEKVLVHKHEGHIQSRIVYYLMNIHIVPRTIYLTRHGESVMNLEGKIGGDSELSVRGWEYAKALANYITGQDIQGLRVWTSWLKRTIQTASDVNVPQERWKALNEIDAGICEEMTYEEIAEKYPTDFAARDQNKFSYRYPRGESYEDLVARLEPVIMELERQGNVLVVSHQAVLRCLFAYFLDKSADELPYLQVPLHTIIKLTPVAYGCKVEHIRLPIDAVNTHRPKPKNA from the exons ATGACTGATCCAAAAATCAAAATGCATTACACACCACCGAGCTCGGACACCATTCAAACAAAGCCTTTTCCTATTCGTG GCGAACGAGCGAATTGTGTAAACAAGCCGCATGTGATTGCTATGGTAGGGTTGCCTGCCCGTGGTAAAACGTATATCTCAAAGAAGCTGTGTAGATATCTCAATTGGATTGGTATAAATACAAAGGTGTTCAACTTGGGAGAATACAGGCGACATGCAACCACTGCTTATCAATGTCACGAATTTTTCCGTCCTGATAATATTAAAGCAATGGCAATACGTACCCAGTGCGCGATGGACGCCCTTAAGGACGTCTGCCAATGGTTGGAGAGCGGGGACGGCGAAGTGGCTGTGTTCGACGCCACCAACTCAACCATCGAGAGACGACATCTAATCAGGGACATCGTGGTCGAGAAAATGGGCTTCAAGCTCTTCTTTGTCGAATCTGTTTGCAACGATCCTGAGATCGTTGAACAGAATATTATGGAA GTAAAAGTGAGTAGTCCAGATTATACGAATATGAATAAGGAAGAAGTACTGGCTGATTTCATGCTGAGAATCGAACACTATCGAGAAAAGTATCAGCCATTGGACGAGAATCAAGAAAGCGATTTATcctttatgaaaatttacaacACTGGCGAGAAAGTGCTGGTCCATAAACACGAGGGTCACATACAAAGTAGGATAGTTTATTACCTTATGAACATCCATATAGTGCCACGTACGATCTATTTAACTAGGCACGGCGAGAGCGTGATGAACCTCGAAGGTAAGATAGGCGGAGACTCGGAGTTGAGCGTTAGGGGCTGGGAATATGCCAAAGCATTGGCTAACTACATTACTGGTCAGGATATTCAG GGTTTGCGAGTGTGGACTAGCTGGCTGAAGAGGACCATTCAAACGGCAAGTGACGTGAATGTGCCCCAAGAAAGATGGAAAGCGTTAAATGAGATAGACGCG GGTATTTGTGAAGAAATGACTTATGAAGAAATCGCAGAAAAGTATCCGACAGACTTTGCTGCGAGAGATCAAAATAAATTCTCATATCGTTATCCGAGAGGGGAAAGTTACGAAGATCTGGTCGCGCGATTGGAACCAGTGATAATGGAATTAGAACGACAGGGTAATGTTTTGGTTGTTAGCCACCAAGCAGTTTTGCGATGTCTATTTGCTTACTTCCTAGACAAAAGTGCGG ATGAATTACCATATTTACAAGTGCCACTACatactattattaaattaacgcCAGTTGCCTATGGCTGTAAAGTGGAACATATTCGATTACCAATTGACGCAGTGAACACTCATCGACCAAAACCAAAG AATGCCTGA
- the Gas41 gene encoding YEATS domain-containing protein 4 Gas41 gives MMATTNEFGPDSGGRVKGVTIVKPIVYGNIARYFGKKREEDGHTHQWTVYVKPYHNEDMSTYVKKVHFKLHESYNNPNRIMTKAPYELSETGWGEFEIVIKIYFHDPNERPVTIYHILKLFQTTPEIQLGKKSLVSEFYEEIVFQDPTALMQHLLNSSKPTTFGVWRHNTDFEAKKESTMKAIIEARNKIRLEVIEFKEKLTLAKETIAKFKEEIAKISKAGGSLSVA, from the exons ATGATGGCAACAACTAACGAATTTGGCCCTGACTCTGGTGGTAGAGTTAAG GGTGTTACAATAGTGAAACCAATTGTGTATGGCAATATAGCCCGTTATTTTGgtaaaaaaagggaagaagatGGCCATACACATCAGTGGACAGTTTATGTTAAACCATATCACAATGAAGACATGTCTACATATGTTAAAAAAGTTCACTTTAAATTACATGAAAGTTACAACAATCCAAATCGTATTATGACCAAAGCTCCCTATGAACTCAGTGAAACTGGTTGGGGAGAATTTGAAATtgtgattaaaatttattttcatgacCCTAATGAACGTCCT GTAactatatatcatatattaaaaCTGTTCCAAACAACACCTGAGATACAACTAGGGAAAAAGAGCTTAGTTTCTGAGTTTTATGAAGAAATAGTTTTCCAAGATCCAACAGCCTTAATGCAACATTTACTGAACTCCAGTAAACCTACAACTTTTGGTGTTTGGCGCCATAATACAGATT TTGAAGCCAAAAAGGAGTCTACAATGAAAGCAATAATAGAAGCAAGGAACAAAATAAGATTGGAAGTCATAGAATTTAAGGAAAAATTAACCTTAGCAAAGGAAACAATTGCTAAATTTAAAGAAGAGATTGCTAAAATTTCTAAAGCTGGTGGAAGTTTATCTGTTGCATAA
- the Rala gene encoding ras-like protein A isoform X2 — MSKKPGTTQAMHKVIMVGSGGVGKSALTLQFMYDEFVEDYEPTKADSYRKKVVLDAEEVQIDILDTAGQEDYAAIRDNYFRSGEGFLCVFSITEDDSFQATQEFREQILRVKNDENIPFLLVGNKCDLQEKRKVSLAEAQARSQQWGVPYVETSAKTKENVDKVFFDLMRAIAARKAQENQGDGNEQKKRSCCILL; from the exons ATGTCCAAAAAGCCAGGTACCACTCAAGCAATGCATAAGGTTATAATGGTTGGAAGTGGAGGTGTAGGAAAATCTGCTCTTACGTTACAATTTATGTATGATGAG TTTGTTGAAGATTATGAACCTACAAAAGCAGATTCCTACAGAAAGAAAGTTGTATTGGATGCAGAAGAAGTACAAATAGACATATTAGATACTGCAGGACAAGAAGATTATGCAGCAATTCGGGATAATTATTTCCGAAGTGGAGAAGGATTTCTTTGTGTATTTTCTATAACTGAGGATGATAGTTTTCAAGCTACTCAAGAATTTAG aGAACAGATTCTTAGGGTAAAAAACGATGAAAACATTCCATTTTTATTAGTGGGGAATAAATGTGATTtacaagaaaagagaaaagttaGTTTAGCTGAAGCTCAAGCCAGGTCACAACAATGGGGTGTACCATATGTAGAAACAAGTGCAAAGACAAAAGAAAACGTTGATAAG GTATTCTTTGACTTAATGCGTGCAATAGCTGCACGTAAAGCACAGGAAAACCAAGGAGATGGAAATgaacagaaaaaaagaagttgCTGTATTTTGCTCTAA